One Peterkaempfera bronchialis DNA window includes the following coding sequences:
- a CDS encoding methyltransferase domain-containing protein, protein MDHEAQRRRLAEAMERRGDWPVGSPWVRRAVEAVPRDGFAPDRLWEWDGHRWVSVERGADPERWGRVVYAGPDEAAVTQVSEGVPSSSLSCQAVVADMLDCLVLEPGRRVLELGTGTGWNAALLARRAGPGRVTSVEVDPGLAAAARERLGAAGVRVAVRVGDGVAGWAPGAPYDRVIATYAVERVPWAWVAQTRPGGRIVTPWGHLGHVALTVAPGGRSAVGRVQGLARFMPARGTGRTPDFRQVRGDGPAEDERPLCRDPGPLRDDPHLRFALRVALPRLRITTGTDADGVSAWLHDGTSWATLSALGPGRTVAHQGGPRRLADDLERAWDDWLAHGRPELYEYGMTVEPDRQYLWCRDPVTGPRWRTADREAIGPRPPGVSPVRGQGRRASRG, encoded by the coding sequence GTGGACCATGAGGCGCAGCGGCGGCGGTTGGCCGAGGCCATGGAGCGGCGGGGGGACTGGCCGGTCGGGTCGCCCTGGGTGCGCCGGGCGGTCGAGGCGGTGCCGCGTGACGGGTTCGCGCCGGACCGGCTCTGGGAGTGGGACGGGCACCGCTGGGTGTCCGTGGAGCGCGGGGCCGACCCGGAGCGGTGGGGGCGGGTGGTGTACGCGGGGCCCGACGAGGCGGCGGTCACCCAGGTCTCCGAGGGGGTGCCGTCGTCCAGTCTGTCCTGCCAGGCGGTCGTGGCGGACATGCTCGACTGCCTCGTGCTGGAGCCCGGCCGGCGGGTGCTGGAGCTGGGAACGGGGACCGGTTGGAATGCCGCCCTGCTGGCCCGGCGGGCCGGACCGGGCCGGGTGACCAGCGTGGAGGTGGACCCCGGTCTGGCCGCCGCCGCGCGTGAGCGGCTGGGGGCGGCGGGGGTCCGGGTCGCGGTACGGGTCGGTGACGGCGTAGCCGGTTGGGCACCCGGGGCGCCGTACGACCGGGTGATCGCCACCTATGCGGTCGAACGGGTGCCCTGGGCGTGGGTGGCCCAGACGCGGCCCGGCGGGCGGATCGTCACCCCGTGGGGGCACCTGGGGCATGTGGCCCTCACCGTCGCCCCGGGCGGCCGGTCGGCCGTCGGCCGGGTGCAGGGGTTGGCCCGGTTCATGCCCGCCCGTGGCACCGGCCGGACCCCGGACTTCCGCCAGGTCCGGGGGGACGGCCCGGCGGAGGACGAGCGGCCGCTGTGCCGGGACCCGGGCCCGCTTCGGGACGATCCGCATCTGCGGTTCGCGCTGCGCGTCGCCCTGCCCCGGCTGCGGATCACGACGGGGACCGATGCGGACGGCGTCTCGGCGTGGCTGCACGACGGCACCTCCTGGGCGACCCTCTCCGCGCTGGGCCCCGGCCGCACCGTCGCCCACCAGGGCGGGCCGCGCCGCCTGGCCGACGACCTCGAACGGGCCTGGGACGACTGGCTGGCCCACGGCCGTCCGGAGCTGTACGAGTACGGCATGACCGTGGAGCCGGACCGGCAGTACCTCTGGTGCCGGGACCCCGTGACCGGTCCCCGGTGGCGGACGGCGGACCGGGAGGCCATCGGTCCAAGGCCCCCGGGGGTCAGCCCAGTTCGCGGGCAAGGGCGGCGAGCCAGTCGCGGGTGA